DNA sequence from the Chitinispirillales bacterium ANBcel5 genome:
ATCGATTCAGCCGCGTTTATCAGCACCGTAGATCTCCTTGGAGATGGGACGGCCTGTCTTGTGTGGGCATCACCGCTTCCCGGTAAAACTTCATCACTGCGCTATATTCACCTGATGAAAAACGGGAAACCTCATCTGTTGACACGGGTGGTCAACAACATGGGCGCTGAGACAATAATCACCTATGCTCCATCAACAAAGTTCTATCTGCAGGATAAGCTTGCAGGTAACCCCTGGGTGACAAAACTTCACTTTCCGGTGCATGTGGTTGAGCGGGTGGAGACGATTGACCATATCGGGAAAAACAGACTTGTCAATAAATATGCGTATCATCACGGGTATTATGATGGTCATGAGCGGGAGTTTCGCGGCTTTGGGATGGTGGAGCAATGGGACACTGAAAGTTTTGAAGAGTGTGAAGATTGTGATGGTATCGATACCTATGTTGCTCCGATCCATACAAAGACCTGGTTTCATAACGGAGCGCACAAACACGACTCCAAAATATCGAAAGTATATGAGCAGGAGTATTGGAAGGGGGATGGTGATGCATTTCATCTCCCCGATACGGTGTTGCCTGAACTTGAAACAGATGAGATGCTTGAGGCTATACGTGCACTGCGCGGCTCGGTGTTACGCACTGAGGTGTATGAAGCGGGTGATGAAGCTTCCGATGTTCCCTATCAGGTTACAGAGACTAACTTTGCAGTGCATAAGGTTCAGCCTAAGGGAAACAACCGGCATGGGGTGTTTTTTACCAATGCACATGAAACGATCACTTTTCACTATGAGCAGAACGCAGATGATCCCCGCATAGGGCATGAGTTTGTGCTGGAGGTTGATGCATTTGGTAATGTAAAAAAGGTTGCTGATCTTGTGTATCCCAGGCGTTCGGGAAGTGGTGTGCATGGTGAGCAGCTTAAACCCTACATGACAGCACAGGCTACAGAGTTTATAAACGAGACAGATGATTTATATCTTATCGGGGTTCCTTACGAGTCAAAAGGCTATGAGATTGGCGGGAATCTTCCTGTTACTGCCGGTGAAAGGGTGACATTCGAAGATGTGCAGGAGTTTTTGGAGCTTGCGATAAGTGATGCCAACACAATTCCCTATCATGGTGAGTTTGTACCCGGCGCATCACATCAAAGCCGTCTTATCTCCTGGTCGCGGCATTACTTCTGGAACGAGGATCAGAGCGGTGCAGGTGGATTGGGGGAGATCGTGTCACCAGTTCTTCCGCATCATGAAGAGAACGCGGTATTTACACCAGAGCTTATCAGTCAGGTGTTTGATAGTGGAATAAGCGATACTGATATCACTTCTGCTGGTTACTACTTAAATGAACATTACTACTGGAACCGCGGAGCTGTACAGTTTTATCAGAGTGGTGATTTCTATCTCCCAGTGCGCATGGAAGACCCGCTTGGTGGCTCTTTTGATATAGAGTATGACACATACAACCTGGCTCAGATAGCTATCACCGATGCAATGGGGAATGAAACCTCTGCATCTATTGACTATCGCACACTTCACCCCTGGCATCTCACCGATCCCAACGAAAATATGAGTGAAGCGCTTACCGATCCTCTGGGAATGGTGATCGCAACATCTATATACGGGACTGAAAATGGTATCGATAAAGGGGATGCTCCTCTTGATGAATACGATGAACTCACCGACGCTTCAATCGAGGCGATCGTCTCCAATCCCGAAGATTATCTTCAGGATGCTACCACCTTTTTCTTCTATGATCTTCATGCCTGGACTGATCGCGCTGAACCACCGCAGTTTATTGCGCTTGCCCGTGAAACACATATCAGTGATCTGGCTGGGGGTGAAACATCGAGGATACAGATAAGTCTGGGTTACAGTGATGGTTTTGAGCGAGAGCTTCAGAGCAAGATCAAGGTTGAGCGAGGGCTTGCCTGGGTGCGTCAGGACAATGATGAGTATGAAGAGGAGGAGGTTGAAGACCGCTGGCTTGTATCGGGGCGTACCGTTTACAATAATAAGCAGGAACCGGTAAAGCAGTATGAGCCTTTCTACAGCGCAACTCATGAATATGAGCCAGAGCAGTTCTTTGCTGAGCTTGGTGTTACTCCGATCATTCATTACGACCCGCTGATGCGGGTGGTGAAAACCGATCTTCCGGATGGTCATTCTACTAGTGTCGAATTTACTCCATGGGAAGTGGAATCCTACGATCAGAATGATAATGAAACCGGGCATGATCATTTCAATACTCCGCAGGTGGCCATACTCGACACATTGGGCAGAGAGTTTAGGGTAAAGCAGTATCTGGAAGATAAGAATACTGCTACAGGGGATCAGATTTATGAAACAGTAACTACCTTTGATATCACTGGAAATCCTCTCACTATAACCGACCCGCGTGGTAATGTGGCCTTTACTTATACCTATGATATGGCGGGACATCCCTTAAGGACGCAGAATATCGATGCCGGGGATGACAGGATTTTTATAGATGTGATGGAGAATCCGGTGTTGTCTTTTGATTCCCGCGGGCATAAAGTCACTGTCGTGTACGATGAGCTTCATCGCCCGGTGCTCTCTTCTGTGTCCGGAAATGGTCTGGATAATATTACCGAGAGAGTGATCTACGGAGAGAGTGTGGCTGATGCTGCAACGCACAATCTCCGTGGGCAAATGTATCAACATTACGATCAGGCTGGTCTGGTCACGATTCCTTCCTACTCTTTTAAAGGCGAACCCAAAAGATCAGAGCAGAAAATTCGTACAGAATACAAGCTTGAGGCAAACTGGGCTGAAGGTGAAGAGTGGGATGTGCTTCTTGAGAGCGAAACTTTTATCACTGAACTTTTTTATGATGCGCTTGGACATGTAACCGAACAATATGCTCCTGATGAAAGTGTTACAAAACCAGAGTATCACCTTAGTGGTACCCTTAACGGGGTAGAGGTTAAGTTAAGAGGTGAATCTGATTTTACGCGGTTTGTGGATTCTATCAGTTACAATGCAAAGGGGCAGCGTGAAAAGATAGAGTATGGGAATTCTACAGAGACACACTACACCTACGAGCCTGAAACTTTTCGATTAATTGGGTTAAAAACAGTACGAACTTCGGATAACACAGATCTTCAGGATATCAGCTATACCTACGACCCGGTAGGAAATATCACCCATATTGAAGATAACACACACGGGCGCATATTCCATGATGGGGAAATTGTTGACCCTGATAATGATTTTGTTTATGATGCACTCTATCGCCTCACCGAAGCTGTGGGGCGTGAGCATCTGGGGTTAAACAATCCAATACTATCCAATCACGATAAATTCAAGCAAAGCATTTTAGCAAACCTTAATGATAGCCACCAGTTAGCGAAATACAGAAGAAACTACACCTATGACAAATCTGGAAACCTTACTCAGATAAAGCATGAAACAAAAAATTCCACAAGGAGTTTTACCCGCAACCTGGTTGTGGCATCTGGTTCAAATCGTGCAATCCCAGACTCCATGGGAAGTGATGTTGCTCCATTTTTTGACCTGAACGGTAATATGACCGCTCTTGAGCATCTGGCAGGTATCGACTGGAATTATCGTGATAACATCTCCAAAGCTACAATTATAGAAAGAACTGGTTCCACTGATGATGCCGAATATTATGTTTATAATAGCGGCGGTGACAGGGTCAGGAAGTTAAAAGAGACTCTCGAGCACGGGCACGTAGTAATAGAGGAAAAGCTCTATTTAGGCGGTGTGGAGATCAAGCGCATCCGCACCGAAAGTTCTTTGACATTGGAACGGTTTGATCATCATGTGATGGATGATACCTCACGGATTGCTATTGTTAACCATTGGATTAAAGCCGATCTTCTTCGTGAGGTCGATAGTTCAGACGATCTGAATCAGAACAAGGTCCGGTACCAGTATGGTAACCATCTTGGGTCTGCATCACTTGAGCTTGATAGTGAAGG
Encoded proteins:
- a CDS encoding toxin TcdB middle/N-terminal domain-containing protein; its protein translation is IDSAAFISTVDLLGDGTACLVWASPLPGKTSSLRYIHLMKNGKPHLLTRVVNNMGAETIITYAPSTKFYLQDKLAGNPWVTKLHFPVHVVERVETIDHIGKNRLVNKYAYHHGYYDGHEREFRGFGMVEQWDTESFEECEDCDGIDTYVAPIHTKTWFHNGAHKHDSKISKVYEQEYWKGDGDAFHLPDTVLPELETDEMLEAIRALRGSVLRTEVYEAGDEASDVPYQVTETNFAVHKVQPKGNNRHGVFFTNAHETITFHYEQNADDPRIGHEFVLEVDAFGNVKKVADLVYPRRSGSGVHGEQLKPYMTAQATEFINETDDLYLIGVPYESKGYEIGGNLPVTAGERVTFEDVQEFLELAISDANTIPYHGEFVPGASHQSRLISWSRHYFWNEDQSGAGGLGEIVSPVLPHHEENAVFTPELISQVFDSGISDTDITSAGYYLNEHYYWNRGAVQFYQSGDFYLPVRMEDPLGGSFDIEYDTYNLAQIAITDAMGNETSASIDYRTLHPWHLTDPNENMSEALTDPLGMVIATSIYGTENGIDKGDAPLDEYDELTDASIEAIVSNPEDYLQDATTFFFYDLHAWTDRAEPPQFIALARETHISDLAGGETSRIQISLGYSDGFERELQSKIKVERGLAWVRQDNDEYEEEEVEDRWLVSGRTVYNNKQEPVKQYEPFYSATHEYEPEQFFAELGVTPIIHYDPLMRVVKTDLPDGHSTSVEFTPWEVESYDQNDNETGHDHFNTPQVAILDTLGREFRVKQYLEDKNTATGDQIYETVTTFDITGNPLTITDPRGNVAFTYTYDMAGHPLRTQNIDAGDDRIFIDVMENPVLSFDSRGHKVTVVYDELHRPVLSSVSGNGLDNITERVIYGESVADAATHNLRGQMYQHYDQAGLVTIPSYSFKGEPKRSEQKIRTEYKLEANWAEGEEWDVLLESETFITELFYDALGHVTEQYAPDESVTKPEYHLSGTLNGVEVKLRGESDFTRFVDSISYNAKGQREKIEYGNSTETHYTYEPETFRLIGLKTVRTSDNTDLQDISYTYDPVGNITHIEDNTHGRIFHDGEIVDPDNDFVYDALYRLTEAVGREHLGLNNPILSNHDKFKQSILANLNDSHQLAKYRRNYTYDKSGNLTQIKHETKNSTRSFTRNLVVASGSNRAIPDSMGSDVAPFFDLNGNMTALEHLAGIDWNYRDNISKATIIERTGSTDDAEYYVYNSGGDRVRKLKETLEHGHVVIEEKLYLGGVEIKRIRTESSLTLERFDHHVMDDTSRIAIVNHWIKADLLREVDSSDDLNQNKVRYQYGNHLGSASLELDSEGQLISYEEYFPYGGTSFVVGNSEKEVKLKEYRYTGKERDDATGLYYYGARYYAPWIGRWLSADPIVRIYYPHVQQVESGMYVENEAEDETIEWFHPICFKIGCNELNINLYKFCSDNPITMIDTDGLFPNRYSGPLLIDSTGKIYEDGKNVIALVGLPGPSGRLFEITAETWINENTEFLDNVEIIYAKDFGSVEEIMSEIKEKFGEDGIDRIAYFGHSSPTALSVFYGSTEIEERWIRPYTSWEGIKFRDGAEIYLFGCNAATAGEYSIAQFIAKETGVKTGGYTHYAIFTDDPELGKLKRKPDREKDINRIIPPSEKLWLVPEHGEEMKFYTR